GCCATCGACGAACTTTCGGAGATGATCAAGCGGTCGCCCCGATCCACGACGGTGAACTCGATGTGGGCGCGACGACTTCGGGTGGTGCACGCACGCGGTCTTGCAAGGACGGTGCGTGAAACCGCTCCTCGATGTGGTGGGCCGCTTGCGTCCGAACCGGCCGGGTCGAAGAGCTTCACGGCCACGGCGGGCGAATCTTGTAGGGGAAGCGTCAGCGACCTTCACGGTAGACGGTCGCGGCCTGGCCGCCCAATACTCTCGCCAAGACGGACGGTCCAAGTCGTCGCCGAAAGGACGGTGGGTGCTGGCGGTGCTGCCATCGCCGGCAGAGTCATGGGCCGCTTCCCTTCCTGCAACCTGCCCGGCCACCGGCAAAGGGGTCTTTGGCACAACTTCTACGGGAGGCGGGCGTCGCCAGGGCGGGTTGCGATCCATCCCCCGGATCCCGGAACAACTGACTCGTCGCTCCTCGACTCCAGCTGGAACCAACGGCGAAAGGCCCATGGCCACAGCACGGTCGTTTCAGCGACGGAGCAGCCACCACCTCGAGCCCTCGAACTCCGCGAGTCCATCTCGTTCCTGTACCCGCAACCGTCGCCCGGACGACAGCTGCTCGGCGCAGGGTGCGGCGGCGACGAGCTCTGACGCCACCCCGCAGGGGAGTCTCCCCGGCGCGAGGCAAGCGCGTCGGGTTGGGTCACGGCGACGGCTTCCCGGGGCTCTGCCCGAAGGTCGGCTCCGCAGCGATCTACCCATCGCAGCGGCTCATGACGAGCGTCGGCGTCGGGGACGCGGAGCGGCTCTACGATGAGGCCTTAGTTCGTTCAGGGCGGACGAGGAATAATCGACGCGGCGTCGCGTTCGGTGATGAACTGCGCGCACGCACCAGCGCTCGCCACCTTCCCTTCACGCCCGCCATGTCGAAGAGCAAGGAACAAGTCGAAAGTCCGCCGGGCCTTCTTCGTCGCTCCCAGCGCTCAGGACGAGCCTCGAAGGCAGAGGCCAGCAAGACCGGGCGGCGCGCCAACGAAACCCGCCAAGGACGCCAGGCGCGCGGCGGCGGCGGCACCGAGGCGCGCCTCGAGGCGAGGCGGCCGATCTCGATTCCATCGGCTCATGAGCGGCGCGGTGACCGCTCGACCGTCGCCAGGCGCGTCGCTAAGACCGGGGGACCTCACCCCCCGCGCGTCGCCGCCGGCGCGTCGCGCCGCCCGAGCAGGGACCATGGATCACCTGCGCGCGCTCGTGACGGGAAGGCTCGGCCTTCGAGGTCTCCGACGACGGGCGCCGCGTCGAGGGTCGTCGCGACGACGTGCCGCTGGAGTTCGTGCGGGAGGCTTGCCGCGGCGGGCTTCCCGGTGGACGCCCTCGGACCTGCACGGCCTGTCGGCCGCCGACGCACGCGAACGCCTGCGCGCGTTCCTTCACGACAAGCGCGCTCGTGGCGAGCGGTGCGTCCTCGTGATTCACGGCAAGGGCGAGGGCTCACCGGGCGGCGTCGGCGTGCTCCGAGGCGAGATTTCCCGCTTGGCTCTCGCAGGGCGCGGCAAGATTTACGTCTTGCTGCGTCGCTGAAGCCGTGTCGACGCTAGGACGACGCCCTGACGAAGATGATGGGGCCTCGAAGAGCGAGAAATACGGACGGCCCGTTACGCGCCGAAGAGGGGCTGCCAGATAGGAACGACTCGCAGCGGATCGCGCTTGGAAAAAGCTTCAAAAAATCTGGATGGACGGCGAGCTGGTCGACTGGGACGCGGCGCGGGTACATCCTCACGCACTCGCTCCACTACGGCCTCGGCGCCTTCGAAGGCATTCGCGCCTACAAGCGGACCAACGGTCAGACCACCGTCTTCAGGCTCAAGGAGCACATCGACAGGCTCTTTGACAGCTGCAAGCTGACGCTCCTCGTGCCCAAGTTTCGAGAGATCCAGGTTTCGCAGGCGTGCCTCGAAACCCTGCGAGCGAACTCCATGGCCGAAGGCTACTTTGCGGCCGATGGTCTAGCGTCGGCGAGGGCGCAATGGGCATCTACGCGCCCAACAACCCCATCCGCACCACGGTCATCGCGTGGAAGTGGGAAACATCCTCGGCGATGAAGCGCCCAAGAGCGGCATCCGCTGCAAGATCAGCTCGTACGCCCGCCACCACATCAACGTCTCGCTCGCGAAGGCGAGATGATAAGGCAAATGCAACAGCGTCCTCGCGAAGCGGAAGCCAAGCTCGCCGGCTACGACGAGGCGATCCTCCTCGATGCGCAGGGGTCCGTCTCGGAAGGCTCCGGCGAGAACCTCTTCATCGTGAAGAACGGGGTCTTGCCGCCTGACCTCTCCCACTCCATCCTCGCCGGCATCACACGCGACACGCTCACTCCCGTCGCACGCGAAGAGGGCGTCACGGTGAGCGAGGCCGCATCACGCGCGATCGGCTCTGGCTCGCCGACGAAGCGTTCTTCACCGGCACGGCCGCTGAGGTGACGCCCATCCGCGAGGTCGACAACCGCACCATCGGTGAGGGCGCCCCGGGCCCCATCACAAGCGCCTCAGACGCGGTTCTTCGACGTCGTCAAAGGCTCCGACACCTCGCACCCCGGGAGTGGCTGACCAGGTGTGACGCCGGAGCGCGCGCCGGCTCCGGCGACGCGCTCCTAGCGGCCCGCTCGCGCCGCGCATCGTCCATTGGCTCGGACTCCTCGTCGTCCTTGTGACGGCGGCGGTGGCCTTCGCAGGTATGTGCAGCCGCCCCCCGCGCGGGCCGTCGATGCGCCACCCGGGCGTTCGCGGCAGCGCGGGCGATGGTTCACGTCCGGGAGCTTTGCCGCGCGCCGCATCCCGTTGGGTCCCGCGGGCCACGACGACGTCCGCGCCCTCATCGAGCGCCGCCTCACGGAGCTCGGCCTCGAGCCTCAGGTGCAACGCACCGCGATCTTCCGCATAAGTTCTTCAGGGCGCACGTCGGGCGCTCGCGTCGAGAACGTCGTGGCTCGCATCAGGGGCGCGGCAGCGATCACGCGCGCTCCCTCTTCGCGGCTTAATTACGACGCGGTGCCGCAAAGTCCCGCGCGCGGCGGCGATGGCTTCAGGCACGGCCGCGCTCCTCGAAGGCGCCCGCGCGCTCCAGAGCGGCCCGCCGCTCGACCGCGACGTGATCGTCCTTTTTACCGACGGCGAGGAGCTTCGGACTCCTCGGCGCCGGGAGCCTTCAGGCAAGAGCACCCGTTCGCCGAGGACGTCGTCGCGGCCTTCAACTTCGATGCGCGAGGGAGCCACGGCAGCGTCGCGATGTTCGACACGTCACCGGACAACGGCGCTCATCGCGGCGCTCCCGCACGTGCCGCGGCTCCAGGCGAGCTCGCTGGTGTCGGTGCTCGCGCGGCTCGCTGCCAAACGACACCGACGCGACAATCTTCAAGAAGGCCGGCGTCCCCACGATGAGCTTCGCCTTCGCCGG
Above is a window of Myxococcales bacterium DNA encoding:
- a CDS encoding Smr/MutS family protein, whose protein sequence is MPRRASRWTPSDLHGLSAADARERLRAFLHDKRARGERCVLVIHGKGEGSPGGVGVLRGEISRLALAGRGKIYVLLRR
- a CDS encoding M28 family peptidase; amino-acid sequence: MASGTAALLEGARALQSGPPLDRDVIVLFTDGEELRTPRRREPSGKSTRSPRTSSRPSTSMREGATAASRCSTRHRTTALIAALPHVPRLQASSLVSVLARLAAKRHRRDNLQEGRRPHDELRLRRHRALPSRHRLA